Part of the Nicotiana tabacum cultivar K326 chromosome 20, ASM71507v2, whole genome shotgun sequence genome, ttactcttaaaattgaataacaattaaacttataagtggttttaaggatatgtgatttcacttgaaCAAACTAAGAAATATGAGAAATAATGTTAGAAATTAACAGTAGTATAAAGCAAACCAATATAACGACCGATTATGGCCCTCGAGTTAGATCGCCCTCGAACCAAATGAGTATGCAATTGAGTTGTATGAACTAATCAATAGAGCTTAAGAGAAAATGTAATATATTGCTTTTTTATGCGTGAATATGATGATTATAAAACGATttgaaccccctttatatagtagaggaatttcacttatggtacaattctaaatccGAAAAGAAATCTCATGATTGGCTAAATAACCGGTCCTGACTCGATATGTGTTGAGATTTCCGCCATGATCCTTGCCCGATCATGTATATCTCGGCTTTCTGTTATTCGACTTAGTAGGCTTCTATCGGTCTCGCTCGATCTCTTTCCCACTTCGGTCTCGATCACGGctggtctcgatcttgatcggtcatTGATTCACGAGCTTAGCAATCCGTCTCTGTACCATGGTTCGCTGTAATGCGGGGCCGAGCCTTGGGTTGCCACCCCGGTTTTGGTTAGCCATACAAAATTAGGGaagcccgattttaaccgtatacaaacCATTATATTCATGTTAATATCAATCAAAAGGGATTTattctttgtttttctctctcctttttatGCTAAGAAGTTGATTAAGATAATATTGCGATAATTGTATTCACAAGCTTTTAAACCTGGATAGTTTTAGGGTTAATTTCACTGATGATCATTCAACTATCTTTTAATTTTACTAAAGTCACTTAActattttttgtcacttaaaagtaactaaactttatcattgtcacttaaaagtcattttgGCTCAAAACCCTACCATAAATATGACATGGCATAAACTTTAatgagaaaaatccaaaaataaatgccACATAAACTTAAATGGATCATATCCACTTTAGATCCATTTCTTCCTTAATGTGATTTGACCCATAACCCAAATACtttcaataaaaaaatttaaatttcacaTTAGTTTTAAATGATTGTCCTATACTACAAAATTCTTACCTTTTCTGTTACATAATGCTCATTTATAATTATTCTATACTAAAAAAATTCTTATCTTGTTTGTATGCCCCATCCGAGTTGTTTTATAGCTCTACTGAAGTTAAAATACTACTATCCAACTCACAtaacatatttataattttttagtgaaattaaaataGTATTGTATTCATCTAACATAACATATTAATGTATCATAAGTATACAAGAATAATAATAAGGCTAATAAGAGTCTATTTTCACAATGAACATGCAATTACAGACAACCTATTGCAATTGTTTAGACAAAAGAAAGATTGTATTTGTACGATAAAAACCCCACAAAAGAATCATAAGATCTAATTTTATTAGGGGTGTGTGTGTTTTCCCCTTATTGAAACCCATTTGGGTTATGGGTCAAATCAAATTAAGGAAGAAATGGATTTAAAGTGGGTATGATCCATTTAAGCTTATGTggcatttatttttggatttttctcatTAAAGTTTATTCCATGTCATATTTATGGTAGGGTTTTGAGCcaaaatgacttttaagtgataatgataaagtttaattacttttaagtgacaaaaaatagTTAAGTGACTTTAGTGAAATTAAAAGATAGTTGAATGAGCATCAGTGAAATTAACCCGAtagttttattttatgtttgaaaGAAACATTATGTTGATTTTCATCATTCTGTGAAATTTTAGATGATCCTATCTTCCTAGCTAGTTAATACTCCATTACCAGGCCTTGGATTTCCCAGGAGGAAAGAttccatttacttctcaaatgaAATTCattcctgaatcatccgaaacaAGGTTAGCTTGTTATCGAGTTCTTGACAAAAATGGCTATCCAATTCCAGGCAGTGTATTCGAGCAGGTAATTTCAATTCGGTAAAACAATTACCTGTATGTTGTATTTACACTAAATCAAAGAATGCTGAACATTATTGTCTTTCATATAACTGTTTATCACTTAACTACAGTTAAATGATATGTATGATactcattttaatttatttttttctagtGCACGCAAATAGTTAAGTACCAGTAGAAATTAATTTTCATGTAATGTGATTTGTGTTTGGTAGGTGAGCAAAGATTTAGCAGTGAAAATGTATAGAAAAATGGTTACCCTTCAAATTATGGACAGCATTTTCGATGAAGCAAAAAAACAGGGCAGGTTATCCTTTTATTTAACAACTCTTGGAGAAGAAGTCATAAACATAGCTTCTGCTGCTGCCCTCACCTCAGATGACATTGTGTTGCCTCAGGTTATTTGGCTGTCTTATTTCTCCAGTTCATTGTGCTATCACAAACTAACAATAAAATGCACACAACTAATTAGCTAGATACAGTGGCGCACCCAAGAATTTTAGAAGAAATAAGCAAATGAATAAGTTACTGTAATAGCAAGCAgtgtcattttttatatttatacctaatttttaattttatttactattattattttgtacgTGCATATTATTAAAAAAACTTCGATGTTGGAACAAGGTGCCTGTGCCCCTGGCTAGACAATAGTAGAAGTAAAATGACACTGATTCTTCAGTACATATTTGAATTATCTTTTGTCTTAATTGTCCCTAAGCTCGGCTATTTGATAGTCTTGACCATTGTTCCGTGACATGTCAGGTAAAATGTTATGCCTCAGCCCCCGCCTTTTAATTCGCTAAAtgcaaatttaaatattttattatgaatttatgattgcagtatatatatatatatatatatatatatatatatatatatatatatatatatatatatataggaagtgcccaaactagtttgggattgaggtgtagttgttgttattgtttgcagTACAGGGAGCCCGGGGTTCTCTTATGGCGTGGCTTCACCCTACAAGAATTTGCCAATCAATTGCTAGGAAACAAGGGTGACAATGGGAAAGGAAGGCAAATGCCAATACATTATGGTTCTAACAAGCTCAATTACTTCACCGTTTCTTCAACTATAGCGTAAGAATCTATGCCCCTTTTAATTTTCTCCAAACAAATGATTCAGATCATATATATCTCATCAAATCCAGCAATTTAATTTAAGCATATTAACGTTCATTTCTCCAGCACACAGCTTCCACAGGCAGTAGGCGTGGCTTATTCTCTGAAAATGGACACAAAAGAGGCTTGTGTTGTCACTTATTTTGGAGATGGTACCACTAGTGAGGTGATTTTGGATTAAGCGGGCGTTTGGtcataataattataaaattccggaaaaatgtgattttttttaaaagtaaaaaatggtatttgaaaattagagttgtgtctggacatgaatataatttggagCTGTTTATGAATTTTTatgagtgatttgaagtgaaaattttggaaaacagctttttggagtttttcaaatttccgaaaaatttcgaaattcagCTTCAAgtgaaatttccaaaaaaaaaaatatggccaaacgggccagtataatatattattttaatgAGCTTTTGTGTTGAATTTTTTTTCAGGGAGATTTCCATGCTGCTTTGAATCTTGCAGCAGTTCTGGAAGTTCCTGTTATATTTGTATGCCGCAATAATGGATGGGCAATTAGCACCCCTGTGGCCGAACAATTT contains:
- the LOC107768963 gene encoding 2-oxoisovalerate dehydrogenase subunit alpha 1, mitochondrial-like isoform X3, with amino-acid sequence MKFIPESSETRLACYRVLDKNGYPIPGSVFEQVSKDLAVKMYRKMVTLQIMDSIFDEAKKQGRLSFYLTTLGEEVINIASAAALTSDDIVLPQYREPGVLLWRGFTLQEFANQLLGNKGDNGKGRQMPIHYGSNKLNYFTVSSTIATQLPQAVGVAYSLKMDTKEACVVTYFGDGTTSEGDFHAALNLAAVLEVPVIFVCRNNGWAISTPVAEQFRSDGIAIKGQAYGVRSIRVDGNDALAVYSAIRAARKMAIKEQRPILVEAMAYRVGDHASSDDSTKYRSKEEIEYWRRRSSVARFRKWIQKNGWWSDVEEFEFRGNIREQVLQAIQVAEKEEKPPLVDLFTDVYDQIPSNLQEQERYIRDAVKRGPKEYPSNMTL